AAAAGGTATGGCGGATGGCAAACCGATCACCGATGCGCTGCTGGCGGCCTCGCCGCATCTGGCGGTGCATCAAATGCAGGACCCGAATCAGGATCGATTGATGCTGGATCAGATGTCCTACTTCCGCCTGAAACACCGTAAGCTGCCGTTGGAATACCATGAGTTTTTATTAAGCGCACTGCCGCCGGGCGGCACGCTGGTGATCAATCACTGTACGCAGCAGTGGCCCGCCACACGCACCAGCGATCGCTCATTTTATCAGTTTGGCGCAGTGGGCGGCGCAACGGAGCAGGAATATTTTTCCGGTGGACCGCGCGTGATGGAATATTTGGCGCGCTGCGGTATCGAGCGGGAAAAATGGGAGCCGCCAGCGCCGGACACGACCGTACCGGAAGCGGAGTGGGGATTTGACGCGCATTTAATGGCCGAATTGAAAAAGCTGGCCAACAGCCAGAACTGGAAGCTGGTAGAACTGCGCTATGAAAATCCGGAGGCGCTAAGCTTTGTGACCGCCGAAATTTACCGCGACTGGTATCTGTCAGCTGGCGTTATCGCTTCACGCCTGGTGGTGGATAATTTTCTGTTAATGGACCCCTGGACCACCATGCAGCAGTATGCAGTTCCGTTCTGGCTAACGTTCTGCACTGAACCTTCCGCGAACAGTTTGCAGCGCTACCTCGATCGTCAGCCGCCGTTCCGTAATATTGATCTACTGTTGTTTTCTCACGGCACAGAAAGTATTGGTATGGCGTCGATTGAACGCTGGCAGCAATTGCTTAACTACGCCACGGATGAGGGTGCGTTTGTCGGTGTCGATACGGAACGTTATCCACGTGATTTCGCTACGTTAACGCGCTTCGATGAGGAGTTACGGCAGAGAGCGCCGCTATTGCCGCCGCCCGAGCCGCTAACAACAGAGAAATTTTTAGCGGGCGTACAGCGTTACGGAGAGAAATTTCAGGTGGAGTGTTTGCTGCATAACTAAACTCAGACGGGGCAGGGCCAGCAGCCAGGCCGGAAGCCTGACTGCTGATAAGGCAATTACTGCGTTTTTTCAGCGATGATGGTGAGTTTTTCATCAGTCGCTTTTTCTTCCTGCAATGTCTCTTCCAGCAGGCGAGCCGCTTCTTTATAGCCCAGTTTCTGAGCCAGCGCACGCAGGGTACCGTAGGCGGCGATTTCGTAGTGCTCAACTTTCTGCGCGGCACCGATCAGGCCCGCATCGCGCACCACGCCTTTCTCTACGGAATCGATAATTTCCTGCGCTTCTTCCACCAGGCCTTCCAGCGCGTGACATTTCATACGCTTAATCCGTACGTCAGGGGTAGCCTCAACCAGTTGGTCAAGACGCTCGATCTGACCCTGGGTTTCTTCCAGATGGGTTTTGAATGCTTCGATAAGTTTTTCATCGCTAGCGGCGCGTGCCATTTTCGGCAGAGCGCGGCTGATTTGCTTCTCAGCACTGTAAACATCGGACAGATCGTGAATAAACAGGTCTTCCAGCGTTTTAATACTCATCGTAATCTCCATAACCAAAGGATAATAATTTATAAGTTCAGGGTAACGTGCCCTGTTAATTTTCAGTATAGACAAAAATAAACAAATGCAACGGTAGAAATAGAATATTAGGATTCATCCGCTCGCTGCCGCTGCGCTTGTTTTAAATAAACCAACGATCGGGTAGCGAATATTTAGCAATAGTCAAATAGACGTACTGAATATTAAAAAAGGATAAGAGGACGCGTGGAGTACGGTCAATAAATGAGGCTACCCGCAGCACGTGACGCCGTGCTGCGGGTTTCGCTAATCTTTATAAGGGCTTACCTGGGAAAAATTAGCTGCGGCGGCTGTTCTGCCCGCCTTTTTTGCCTGCTTCAGAGGCTTTTTCGCGGTCATTTTTAAAGTTACCGCCGCTGTGTTGGCCGCCTTTTTTACCGGCTTCAGAGGCTTTCTCACGATCTTCTGCAAAGTTACCTGAACCGCCACGATGCTGAGTCATATTATTTCTCCTCATGTGTATTAACAGAATGCATATATTTATTAGTGGGCGATAAATATATGCGCATCCAACGTTTCTAAATCTAGCGGCTGAGGATGATATTGCAAGTCAGGCGCAGCTAAAAGTTTTTCTTGTGGCGATTAATATGACATAAGTTCGCGTTACGTAACGGGTAAATGAAAATGTTATATTTTATGAATGACAGGAGACATATATAATTAGCCGCTTCGCTTGTCACCTGTCAGGCGGCGTAATAACGGGTTTTAACAGCTAACCCAGTTTATTCCAGGCCTCATTCCCGCCTTTCCTTCAGGTCCGATCAGTTAAAAAATCGAGGCCGTTTCGTTTTGTTTGGTCTTTAATTAGTTAGCAAGCTAATACATTACGGAGGAGAGGACTGATGAACACCACATGGTTACGATCCCGTGAGCTTCCCCAACTGGGCTCCTTTATCGTGTTGAAGAAAGGTAAAGTGGCGTGGCTGCTGTTCCGCAACGGCGGCGCGATTTCCCGTTCTGCACAGTGGTTACGGCGGCATTGTCATACTTTCGAACCGGTAAACGCTTCCTCCCGGCTGCGTTAAGCTGATCTTACCGACGCCAGCTATGATGGATGGCGTCGGATTACCTCACATCATCCTGCATAAAAAAACAGCCATAACCGAATAATTTAGCAGATAAACCGTTCAAACCAATGGTCTGATAAGCAGGAATAAATTATCGACTTAATTAGCTTAATTATCATTAGCTATTCATTTAAGATTAAATATTGTTATTTGCCGGGATGTTTATAATACTGGCTGCGACGATTTATTGTTTAAACTCCTCTATTGCATTGATGTGCTCAACAGGAACGTACGAAAGGGAATGATTTGTTGAGCTTATAGATAATCAAAGTTTAGCCACAGGAAAAATAACAAGGAATATTCATGGAAAGAATAGCGGCTACATTTTTCTTAGGTTTAATGTCAATAAATAGCTACGCATCTAACGGTTTCTTTCCCGCAGGCGATAATATCTTCCCCAGCGACGCCATTGAAAGCACTTCTGTTACGCCGGTTTCCGAATATAACCTTATTCTTAAAAATAGCCACCGTAGCGGAGTTAAAGCCAACAACAGTACAACCTATATAAAGTGCACTTATAAAATTGATAAAGATCCGACCAATCCAGCTTCGTCATGGGTTTGGGCTATGGATCCGCAGCAGCCCGATCATTACGCCATCGTCAAAGGATACTGGCGCGACAACAGCGCGATGACCAATATGTTTTATACCACCGCATCCGCCCAGGAGCTGAAAGAGATTTGTCAGTATACCTTGCAGAGCGCCGGTATTAACGCAGATGTCGTCGTGCCGTACGCCGGTGACACGATGTTTTCCTACTACTATAACTTCTGGAGCCAGGGCAGTAATCTGCCGGAAGCGACGCTCGATGGGATTAAGCTGGACAGGCTGGTCGTTTTCGGCGATAGCCTGTCCGATACTATCAATAGCTACAATGCCAGCTATGGCGCGCTGCCTAAAAATAGCACCTGGTTTTATGGCCGCTTTTCTAATGGTTTGGTCTGGCACGAATATTGGGCCAATGCATTAAATATCCCCTCTTATTCCTGGGCGGTCGGCGGCGCAGAAAGCGCAGCAAAGCCTGTTTTTCCTGGCTTTATCGAACAGCTACATAATTTTAAACAGTACAAAGCCTACATGCAGGGGTACGATATAAAGAAAACGTTGTTTGCCGTACTGTTTGGCGGCAATGATTTCATTTCTGGCAACAAAACGCCTGGCGATGTTATTAATAATTATCGCAACGGTCTTACTCAATTAGCTCAATTGGGGGCTGCGCAGATAACTATATTAAAGCTGCCGGACCTGTCGGGCGTGCCTGCGGTACGTGAATGGCGTGAAAAAGATAAAAAAGCGCTACGGGAAAAATCAGTGGTCCTGAATAATAGACTGGACGTTTTGGCTGAGGAGTTAAGAGAATCCTGGCCCAACACGCAATTTATTGTGCTTTCTCTGGATAAAGCGTTTGATAACCTGATTACTTATGCTGATAAGCTGGGATATGTGAATACGGAAGAGACCTGCCTCGATCTAAAAAATGAGACGTTAACCTATCTTTATCATCATAATCCGCGTCCCGCCTGTAAAAGCAGCGGCGGTAGCTTTATTTTTTGGGATTACATGCATCCCACCACTCACGCCCATTCCGACCTGAGTAAAATGATCCTTCAGGAGCTGCGGTTAAAACTGCAGGAGGCGGCACATCATTAGCGATAACATATAGTCGCCCCGATCCGCCAGGCTGAAGAAGCCCGGCGGATCAGGTTACAGGCGGCGCATCAAAAATATTTCAGCCAGCGGATATCGCGTCTTTGCTGCTTCAGTCGGGCAAAGGCGCGTACCGGCCACCACAGCAGGAGCGACAGCAGCAGCATACAGATCCATAGCTGCCAGACGGCATCGAAGCCGAACCACTCGCCCTAGTTTTTCCCCCAGCGCGCTTCGGCGGCCAGATAAAGTCCCTTCAACACGTACAGGTGTAGCAGATAGAAAAACATCGGTGCGCTACCGAATACCGCCAACCAGGCGAGGGCGCGGCTACGCATTTCAACGCGTTCAAACAGCGCCAGCCCTACCGCCAGCGTCAGGCAAATAAATAGCAACGAGGGCGGATACTTAGTGATATTAAAAAACGCCATCGCGCTTTCGCTCAGCGTATTACCTGCCTGCCACGGCTTTTCGCCGTAGCCGTTAAGCAGGCGTAGCAGCACAAATAGCCCCAACAGGCTGGCGGCGCTGGTCAAGAGAACTTTACCGCGTGCTGCCCGGCTCCAGGCTGGCTGCCAAAGTTGGCCCGCACAGTAGCCCAGCGCAATTACGCCAATCCACGGCAGCAGCGGATAAGAGGTGCGCATCCGCAGCGTATCGCCGACTTCAATCCAGCCGCGCTCATGCAAAATCGCCCACGGCAGATGCCAGAACGAACCGGAAGCGGCGTGAAGGTTATCAAGCAGGTTATGACCCGCTACCAGCGCCACGCTGAGGGTAACCATCGCCCACAGCGGTAGCCACAACAGCCCGCCAAGCGCCAGCATACTCAGGCCAATCGCCCAGATAACCTGCAAGTAGAGCACTTCCGGCGGAAAGCTGAAAGTCCAGGCGAAGTTAACCAGTGTTAACTCCAGCGCCACCAGTACCAGGCCACGCTTCAACAAAAACAGCGAGGTCTCCCTCCGGCTCTGCTTTTTTTGCTGATAAAGCGCGGCGGAAAGCCCGGTAAGAAAGACAAAAACCGGCGCGCATAGATGCGCCAGCGTGCGGCTAATAAACAGCGCCGCATCGGTGTTAGCGACATCAATTGGATCGGCGAGCTGTTTATGCAGAAAAAACGTTTCGCGTACGTGATCCAGCAGCATGAGCAGGATCACGAAACCACGCAGCGCATCAATAGCCTGCAAACGTTGAACGAGCTTATCGGACATATCCTTTTCCCAGAAGTCACAAAATTATAATGTTATATCATAACAAAATATGGCGACTCAAGCAGGCAAGAAGTTATGTCATAGAGAGCAGGCGCGGGTGTTTTGATTGCCAGGCCGCGACGGCTAAGATTAAAATAGGCGCCTGAGGTGATGGCGTACCACCTTACCCAACCGCGACTCTTCTGAGAGCTGATGACGCCTGACACGACACTTTCTTGCACGCAAGGTGTGACGCATGTCAGGATCCCGCTCTGCCTGCTTGCTGTGTTATATCTTATTGAATAAAAATCATTAACAGGTATTAACCACCATGTTGAAATCTATGCTGGCAGTGATGCTGGGGGGCGCTGCGGGTTGTACGCTGCGCTGGCTGATCTCGTTGCGCTTTAATGCGCTATTTCCCAACCTGCCGCCGGGTACGCTGTTAGTGAATCTGCTGGGCGGACTCATTATCGGTATCGCCACCGCCTGGTTTATGAAAAACCCGCAACTATCGCCGGAATGGAAATTGCTGATTGTTACCGGACTGTGCGGCGGGCTGACTACCTTTTCTACCTTCTCTGTGGAAATCATGCTGCTGATGCAAAGCGGCAAATATCTTTGGGCAATGGGCCATGTGTTGGTTCATGTCATGGGATCGCTGCTGATGACCTTTGCCGGTTTTGCCCTGGTCACCCTGCTGGGCTAGATACCTTCTACAGTTAAACCGGGCGGCGCGATTTACGCGCCGGTTTTCCCGGTAAACAAGGAGGAAAAATGGCGAACAATCCGGTGTTTCTGAATCTGGTGCTGCTGGAAGGTCAGCCGTTAACGCTGCTGCACGCCGCAAAGCAGGCCGGTTTTGATGAGGTAGAAATCTGGCAGGAAAACGTCCTGGCGGCGGAAGGAGGCGCAGAAGCCATTCGTGCCCAGGCGCAGCGGCTTAACCTGGGCTTCACCAACTGCCAGGTGCTGCGCGATTTTGCCGGCGCGCCGCGGGTGCTGCGTGAAGAAAAACGACAGCAGGCGCAGCAATTTTTTCAGCTGGCGCAGGCGATAGGTTGCCGGACGGTTCAGGCGCCAGCCTGCACGCGCACGGACTGTCAGGCCGATCTGATTGATGAAGATTTATGCTGGCTTTCCGCCGAGGCGGCGCGTCACGATTTGCGCATCATGTATGAACCGATGGCGTGGAGCACGGTAGATAACCGGCTGGGACCCACCTGGCAACGGCTAAAGCGGCTTGATCTGCCCAACGTTGGGCTGGTGGTGGATCTGTTTCATATCGCTGCGCGCGGCGATGACGCCAGTGTGCTGGACGCGATTCCAGCGGATCGGATTTATGAAGTGCAACTGTGCGATATGGCAGAGGCGGTGACGCCGGGCGATATGACACAGCTGATGGAAACCGCCCGCCATTGTCGTCTGCTGCCTGGCGATGGCATACTGCCGATTGCGACCTTTGTGGCTGCGCTACAGCGTAAAGCTTATCGCGGCCCGGTCGGGATTGAAGTGTTTAACGATCGGCTGAAACAGCAGGCACCGCAGAGTGCCGCCGCGCAGGCGTTTGCCGCCCTGCGCCGCTGCTGGCCTTAATCCTTTCGGCCTGATTGCTCGCTGTCGTTAAAGCAGCGGGCGATAAAATTGACCGCCCGCTGTGCGCCGGAGCCGGAAATCGTGTGGCCGACGCCGCTTTCATACAGCGTTTCTACCGGCGTTCCCGCGGCCTTCAGCCGCAGCGCGGCGGATTCGGTCTCTTCCCAGGGGATAACCGGGTCAACTCTGCCGTGAACCAGCAGGACCGGCGTATTGCGGGTCGGCATCAGCGGATCGGGCGTTGCCAGACGACCGGAAAAAGCCACCACGCCCGCTAACGGCCAGCGCCCGGAAGCCAGCGCATCCAATGCCATAATCGAGCCCTGTGAAAAGCCCACCAGCAACACTTTTTCCGGCTGCGTCACCTGATGCGCGCTGAGCAGCCCGTGCAGCGTTTTATCGAAGGCGGCGCGCGCTTCCCGTACCCGTTCGCCGCGATTTTGCGCGGTAACGCCCTCCAGGCTGAACCACTGAAAGCCGGGGCCGTGATCGAAGCGAAAGGGCGCGTCGGGCGCGGCAAAGGCGGTGGCGGGCAGCAGCGGCGCCCAGTGCGGACCCAGACCGGCCAGATCGTCGCCGTTACTGCCGACGCCATGTAAAAAAATCACCAGTTTTTTTGTCATCTTCACCTCCGGGCGGAAAGTTTTATCCTGCGCTTTTACGTTTCGAAGTTAAACCCTTGCGTTAATTTGCACTAAGCTCAGTGATTCGTAGGGCAAAAAATGAGCGTGTCTATGCTATTTCGCCGTTTCGAACGTTATATCAATATCTTTCAGGATGCACCCGGCGAAGCGCCGCCGGATCGCGTGGGCGCCTTTTATGGTTATTTTCTCCGTCAGGTCTGGCGCAGTTTCGCCGCGCTGCTGGCGGTTGGCCTGATCGCTTCGCTGATTGAAGTGGCGCTTTATCGCTATTTAAGTCAGCTGATCGATATGGTCAACGCCTCCACCCCGGCCAGCTTTTTTCAGGAACACTGGGGAACGCTGCTGTGGATGGCGGCGGTGGCGATGATTCTGCGTCCGCTGTTTATCGGTTTACACGATCTGTTAATCCATCAAAGCATTGGTCCCAGCCTGGGCAGCCTGATCCTTTGGCAGAACCACAGCTATGTGCTGCGCCAGAGCCTGAAATTCTTCCAGAACGACTTCTCCGGGCGGATTGCCCAACGCATCATGCAGACCGGCAATGCGCTGCGTGATTCGGCGGTGCAGACCGTTGACGCCATGTGGCACGTCTCGATTTACGCGATTACGTCGCTGGTGCTGTTTGCCGAAGCGGACTGGCGGCTGATGCTGCCGCTGATCGTCTGGATATTCGCTTACGCCGGCACGCTGCGCTATTTTGTGCCGCGTATTAAAGCGCGTTCGGTAATCTCTTCCGAAGCGCGCTCTAAGCTGATGGGTTGCATTGTGGATGGTTATACCAATATCACCACGCTGAAGCTGTTTGCCCATACCGATTTAGAACAGCGCTATGCGCAGGACGCGATCGGCGAACAGACGGAGAAAACCCAGCAGGCCAGCCGGATGCTGACCAGCATGGACGTCACGCTCTCTACGCTGAATGGCTTATTGATCGGCTCTACTTGCGGGCTGGCGCTGTGGCTGTGGAGCGAATCACTGATTACCGTCGGCGCGATTGCATTGGTTACCGGACTGGTGATCCGCATTGTGAATATGTCCGGCTGGATTATGTGGGTGGTCAACGGCATTTTTGACAATATCGGTACGGTTCAGGATGGGCTGACCACCATCGCGCAGCCGCTCAGCGTGACCGACGCGCCGAATGCCAAACCGCTGCGCGTAACTCAGGGCGCCATCCATTTTAACAATGCCCATTTTGACTATGGCGGCGGCCGTCGGGTGATCAATAACCTGAATCTGGATATCAAGCCAGGCGAGAAAATCGGGCTGATTGGCCCGTCGGGCGCGGGCAAATCGACGCTGGTCAATCTGCTGCTGCGGTTGTATGACCTGGAGGGCGGCAGTATCAGCATTGATGGACAGAATATTACCCAGGTGACGCAGACCAGCCTGCGCGCGCAGATTGGTATGATCACGCAGGATACCTCGCTGTTGCACCGCTCTATCCGCGACAACCTGCTATATGGCCGCCCGGACGCCACCGAAGAGGAGCTGTGGACGGCGATTCGTCGGGCGCGCGCCGATGAGTTTATTCCGCTGCTTTCCGATAGTCAGGGGCGTACCGGGCTGGATGCGCATCTGGGCGAGCGCGGCGTGAAACTCTCTGGCGGTCAACGGCAGCGTATCGCCATCGCCCGCGTACTGTTAAAAGATGCGCCAATTTTGATTATGGATGAAGCCACCTCAGCGCTGGATTCAGAGGTAGAGGCGGCGATTCAGGAGAGCCTGGACACCCTGATGGAGGGCAAAACGGTGATCGCTATCGCTCACCGCCTCTCTACTATCGCCAGGCTCGATCGGCTGGTGGTGCTGCAGCAGGGTAAAATTATTGAAGAGGGTAATCATCAACAGCTGCTGGCGCATAACGGGCTCTACGCCCGCCTGTGGCGCCATCAAACCGGCAATTTTGTCGGCGATCACTGAACTGCACCACGGCGGTAGGGCAGCGCGTCGCGCGCTTCCTCCGCCCAGGCCAGGATGCCTGCTTGCTCCTGCTGTAAAAAATCGCCTACCGCTGCGCGTAATCCTGCATGCTGCAGCCAGTGCCAGGAGCGGGTAAGGGTGGGCTCAAAACCGCGCACCAGTTTATGTTCGCCCTGCGCGCCCGCGTCGAAATGACGCAGGCCGTGTGCAATGGCGTAATCCATCCCCTGCCAGAAGCAGGTTTCGAAATGCAGGCGATCAAACTCCGCCAGGCAGCCCCAGTAACGGCCATACAGCGTATCGTCACCGACCAGGCTGAATGCCATCGCCACCGGCTGCGCCTCGCGCTGGGCAAAGACCACCCGAATCGCTTCCGGCATCCGCTCCGCCAGCAGGCTGAAAAAGTCACGCGTTAAATAGGGCAGTTGCCCGCGCACAGCGTAAGTATTGGCGTAACAGGTATAAACAAAATCCCACTGCGCTTCGCTAACTTCGCCGCCGCCGAGCCAGTGAAGGTGAATACCGTTGGCGGCAACCTGCTCGCGCTCTTTACGAATCTGCTTACGTTTGCGCGACATCAGGGTATCGAGGAAATCCTGAAAGTCGCGGTAGCCGGGATTATGCCAGTGATACTGACAGCCAAGGCGTGACAGCCAGCCGGGTTGCGCTGCCAGCAGCGCATCGCTGCGTGCATCGGTAAAGTTAATGTGCGCGCCAGAGAAGCCGCTTTGGGCCAGCGCATCGGGCAATGCCTCCAGCAGCTGGGTTAGCGCCGAGGCCTCGCCTAACAGACGCGGTCCGCTAACCGGGCTAAACGGAATGGCGCCCAGCCACTTGGGATACCAGGGAATGCCGGCGCGATGGCAGGCGTCTGCCCAGCTGTGATCAAACACATATTCGCCCCAGGAATGGCTTTTTTGATAGCCCGGCAGCGCCGCGCGCAACCGCCCCTGCTCAAAGGTGACCAGATGCGCCGGTTGCCAACCGCTCTCGGCGCCAACGCTGCCGCTCTCTTCCAGCGTTTGCAGAAAGGCGTAACGTAAAAATGGATTGTTATCAGGCAGTAGCGCATCCCAGTCGGCGGCAGAAACTACAGCAAGCGAAGAGAGAAAGGAGAACGACATCAACAGGCTCCGGCAGAGGATGGGCGAACCGTAACACGGCTGCCCAGGAGTGATACTTCACCTTAGCATATTCGGCTTAGTCGCTATCTTCACGCATATTCAGCGCCAGCGCGCTGGCGGGATCGAACAGTGACAGGCTTTCAATTTGATCGAGCAGTATCACCTTACGAAAATCGAGCGCCGACTGCGGTTCGGTCGTCAGGCCAATATCATGTTTGGCATACCAGGCGCTGTAGTTATGCTCCACCACCAGATCCAACGTTTTACTGTCGCGGTAGCCGCTGAGCATCGGGATCACCACCACGTTATTGGCATCAACGCTGTCGAACGAGGAAGACATAATCATACCGATATAGATGCGATGAGAAGTCAGGGTAATCCACGCCAGTTCGCCGCCTTCCATACATTGATAAAGCAGATGCTCCACGCCGTTGGTCCGGGTTAGCGAATTATAGAGTTCACGACGGCCGCGGCCATCAAGCCGCGCGCTGCCCGCCCAGTTAGAGCGATAGAGACAAAACAGCACGGCAAAGGTCAGCATAATGACCACCGGCGCCTGGATGCCAAGAAAGCTCCAGTTCATAAATTCGATATGGTAGTGGTGGTGCCCGGGGCCGAAATATTGCGGCAGTTCATTCATCACCGCAGAGATGGCCAGCAGCAGCAGCCAGATAATCGCAGTAGCAATGACACCCTGGATAACGAAAATACAGCCATAAAGTGCGACCAGGAAGTAAACGTCCCAGCCAAAAGTACGCTTAAATTTGAAGCGGGTAGAGAGATCGCGACTGCTGTACCAGTAGCCACAAACCATCAGCACCATAAATATCGCGGTTCCCATCTTATGCCCTCTTTAATGCTGCGACGTGGCGGGCAAAATCTTTCTGCACCTCCTTGCTGTGAATATTGACCATCGCGCTGCCATTTTCATCGATGACGATGCGATCGCCATCTTCAATCGAATCCTGGACATCGTCCTGAGACATAACCTGCAGTAGTTTTTCCGGGCTGGTGAATAATGAACGAATCAGCTTTAACATCACTTTCCTCCTTTTTGCCCATAAGTGTAGGAAGGGATTGCGACTTTGGGGCGGGATCTGTCTGAATCAGACAGCGAAACGGCAAAAAAGGGCGCCATACTGCGCCCTTTATTCAGCTATCAGAAGTCAACGCTGGCCTTGAGCACGATTTCACGGGGTTCGCCCACCGCCACGCGCAGGTTATTGCCGCTGGAAGGATACCAGGTGGTATCAAACAGATTTTTTACGTTGACCTGCCACTTCACTTTGTAGCTATCAATTGGCGTACTCCAGGCGACAAAGGCATCGGCGACAGTGTAATCATCCAGATAAAAACTGTTGGCGGCGTCGCCAGCACGTCGCCCAACGTAGCGCGCGCCGATCCCTGCCCGTAGATCGTCCGCCGGCAACAGTCCGGTCTGGCCAAAATCGTTAGTCAGAAACAGCGCGGCGGTATGACGGGCGACATTGGCCAGCTCGTTGCCGTTATTCTCCGGATCGGAGGTAACGCGCGCGTCGGTCCAGGCATAGCTGCCGATCAGGCTCAGGCTGTCGGTCAGCTGGCCCGCGATATCCAGCTCAACGCCCTGTGAACGCACCTTGCCCGCCGTGCGGGTGACGGTTTCGCCATCAACCAGCTCGCTGACCATCACGTTGCGCTTGTGAATATCGAACAACGCCAGGGTGCCGGTAACCCGGCCCGGTAGATCGATCTTCGCGCCCACTTCATACGCTTTGCCGAGCTCCGGCGGCAGCGCGCCAATTTGCGTGGCGATCGAGGTATTCGGCTTAAACGATTCGGTATAGCTGGCGTAAAGGCTCGACCAGCTGTTGATGTTGTAAACCACCCCGGCGCGCGGCACCAGACGGCTATCTGACGCTTCGGTATTGGTTTTAAACGGACGACCTTTGCCGGACATCACATCGAAACTGTCGTAGCGCAGCCCGCCCAGTAACAGCCAGTTATCGTTCAGGCGCATCGCATCCTGTATAAACCAGCCACGGCTATCTACGTTTTCCCGCTGATCGCTGTCTTTGGCGCTCACCGTGGTGGAAGCAGGCATCACGCCGTAAACCGGATCGTAGATATTGAATGCACTATCTTTCGTGCCGCGGATCATATCGCCGCGGAAAGTACGATCCGCTTCGTAATCAAAACCGAACAGCAGCTGATGATTGACCTGGCCCCAGTCAACGTCGCCGTTAAAGGTCAGCTGCACCATTTGCGAACGGCTTTCTGCGGCGGCGGTAGCATCCGCCTGACGCGTCAGAATGCCGGTCTCGGCGTTAAAGGCGGTGGCCCGCGCCTGATTATCGCTGTAGCGATTGCGGCTAAAAGCGTAAGTCAGCTGCGAACGCC
This Mixta hanseatica DNA region includes the following protein-coding sequences:
- a CDS encoding GNAT family N-acetyltransferase yields the protein MSFSFLSSLAVVSAADWDALLPDNNPFLRYAFLQTLEESGSVGAESGWQPAHLVTFEQGRLRAALPGYQKSHSWGEYVFDHSWADACHRAGIPWYPKWLGAIPFSPVSGPRLLGEASALTQLLEALPDALAQSGFSGAHINFTDARSDALLAAQPGWLSRLGCQYHWHNPGYRDFQDFLDTLMSRKRKQIRKEREQVAANGIHLHWLGGGEVSEAQWDFVYTCYANTYAVRGQLPYLTRDFFSLLAERMPEAIRVVFAQREAQPVAMAFSLVGDDTLYGRYWGCLAEFDRLHFETCFWQGMDYAIAHGLRHFDAGAQGEHKLVRGFEPTLTRSWHWLQHAGLRAAVGDFLQQEQAGILAWAEEARDALPYRRGAVQ
- a CDS encoding TonB-dependent siderophore receptor, producing the protein MNKIAPCLLASLLLPPALQAEENTLLVTQESHDDASYQPHSSVTAARAPMKIIDTPQNVTVVPHQFLDDRAAQDVDEALSFVSGMTQSNTLGGTQDAIIKRGFGDNRDGSILRDGVRSIQARNFTPTSERVEVLKGPSSMLYGMNEPGGLINVISKKPQLTPQVHLEGRSSSFGGGGGQLDVTGPLGTTGFAGRMIIDHDETDYWRNFGRNRQTVIAPSLMWYGENTTVRVAWEHMEYLTPFDRGTVIDPRSGKPVDTPRERRFDESYNATRGDQDTLSFQLEQTLSDRWRSQLTYAFSRNRYSDNQARATAFNAETGILTRQADATAAAESRSQMVQLTFNGDVDWGQVNHQLLFGFDYEADRTFRGDMIRGTKDSAFNIYDPVYGVMPASTTVSAKDSDQRENVDSRGWFIQDAMRLNDNWLLLGGLRYDSFDVMSGKGRPFKTNTEASDSRLVPRAGVVYNINSWSSLYASYTESFKPNTSIATQIGALPPELGKAYEVGAKIDLPGRVTGTLALFDIHKRNVMVSELVDGETVTRTAGKVRSQGVELDIAGQLTDSLSLIGSYAWTDARVTSDPENNGNELANVARHTAALFLTNDFGQTGLLPADDLRAGIGARYVGRRAGDAANSFYLDDYTVADAFVAWSTPIDSYKVKWQVNVKNLFDTTWYPSSGNNLRVAVGEPREIVLKASVDF